From a region of the Thiomicrorhabdus sp. genome:
- a CDS encoding sigma-70 family RNA polymerase sigma factor codes for MQNRHRFFEQLVSAYANDLYRYAYWLCKQKPLAEDLVQETFSRAWKSIESLKDEKAAKAWLITILRRENARLYEKYQPQLLEIEESLVADDYHNEPSHNLEKEQLHHMILKLPDEYKEPLILQIMWGFSGHEIAAELELKLATVNTRLFRARQQLKQMMNNEITEFDLQNNKGAK; via the coding sequence ATGCAAAATAGACACCGCTTTTTTGAGCAGCTTGTTTCAGCCTATGCAAACGATTTATATCGCTACGCTTATTGGCTTTGTAAGCAAAAGCCTCTTGCCGAAGACTTGGTGCAAGAGACCTTTTCTCGTGCCTGGAAATCCATAGAAAGTCTGAAAGATGAAAAAGCCGCTAAAGCTTGGCTGATTACCATTTTAAGACGAGAAAATGCTCGTCTTTATGAAAAATATCAACCACAACTGCTTGAGATAGAAGAGAGTTTAGTGGCCGATGATTACCATAATGAACCCAGCCATAATCTAGAAAAAGAGCAGCTTCATCACATGATTTTAAAACTGCCTGATGAGTATAAAGAACCACTTATTTTACAAATTATGTGGGGCTTTAGTGGTCATGAAATTGCCGCAGAGCTTGAACTGAAATTGGCAACGGTAAACACCCGATTATTTAGAGCCAGACAGCAATTAAAACAGATGATGAATAATGAAATAACCGAATTTGACTTACAAAATAATAAAGGAGCAAAATGA
- a CDS encoding DUF3379 family protein — protein MNEITFRTKLLTNPYELDSDMLAFLEQNPEKKQSVQKAREFDQKISDVLDVDVPEGLHARILLNQSYQQNHQQNKVDNKPDSSIAGGIETEVISVKTANSNPNGWLSNPFANWAVWTSGIAASVIAFALLFNVLYSPNVHKTISGDAMVNHILAHIAEDPTLMTAVKLPSTESEMHQLFASVGAQLNKPVEGMSYAGICDVEGQKGLHIVMQENGQPITIIVMPGQQITAMQAFEKSGYHGELMPVKGGIVAIVANTMEQVALAQTRFFRAVKFA, from the coding sequence ATGAATGAAATTACATTTCGTACTAAATTGCTCACTAATCCCTATGAATTAGATTCAGATATGCTGGCTTTTTTAGAGCAAAACCCAGAGAAAAAACAGAGCGTTCAAAAAGCCAGAGAGTTTGATCAAAAAATCTCTGATGTCTTAGATGTTGATGTGCCAGAAGGGCTACATGCCAGAATTTTGCTGAATCAAAGTTACCAACAAAACCATCAACAAAATAAGGTTGATAATAAGCCTGATTCATCCATAGCAGGAGGAATTGAGACCGAAGTTATTTCAGTGAAAACAGCTAATAGTAATCCAAATGGTTGGTTAAGTAATCCCTTTGCTAACTGGGCAGTGTGGACGTCAGGTATTGCTGCTAGTGTTATCGCTTTTGCTTTGTTATTTAACGTTTTGTACTCACCAAATGTACACAAAACAATTAGTGGTGATGCGATGGTCAATCACATATTGGCACATATTGCAGAAGACCCCACCTTAATGACTGCCGTTAAATTGCCAAGTACCGAATCTGAAATGCATCAGCTATTTGCCAGTGTAGGAGCTCAGCTTAATAAGCCTGTAGAAGGTATGAGTTATGCAGGTATTTGTGATGTAGAAGGCCAAAAAGGTTTACATATTGTTATGCAAGAGAATGGCCAACCAATCACAATTATTGTGATGCCTGGTCAGCAAATTACTGCCATGCAAGCCTTTGAAAAAAGCGGTTATCATGGAGAATTAATGCCCGTAAAAGGGGGAATAGTTGCCATAGTAGCAAATACAATGGAGCAAGTTGCTTTGGCCCAGACGCGTTTCTTTAGAGCGGTTAAATTTGCTTAG
- a CDS encoding bifunctional acetate--CoA ligase family protein/GNAT family N-acetyltransferase — MGPHYLTNLFKPNSIAVFGASERPESVGGNAFHNLLTAGFKGDIYPINPKHEQVQNQVCYPNIESLPQIPDLAIIATPAKSIPAIIQACGEKGVANAVILSAGFEDKAGKILQQKMTETARTYGMRLVGPNCLGIIRPDIGLNATFSKNQALEGNLALVSQSGAICTAVLDWAEANGVGFSQVVSTGDAADIDFGEILDFLALDPKTKSILLYIEGISESRQFMSGLKAAARMKPVILLKSGRMPEGSKAAVSHTGALVGGDDVFSAAIERSGAVRAQSISQLFAAAKSLSQNIQIKNNHLAILTNGGGPGVMATDRAAELGLKLPDLSPESVKQLNSLLPEHWSHGNPIDILGDATGERYTKALEVCQNDEQFDLTLIILTPQAMSDPSGIAQSIIDYQKQSGNDKPIFTAWLGESLVSDARKLFSKAKIPTFRTPEAAVEAFSFISTYRQNQALLMQTPAPADQCCQPTDTAGARMIIDAVLAEHRTLLSSAETRAIMHAFGVPITPAIEVNSATQAMVAAESMGFPVSLKINSPDLTHKSDVGGVKLNLNSVHEVRVEFTKMIEKITKEQPNATILGVTVEPMFKRPHARELLVGVMRDPVFGPAITFGSGGTAVEVIQDRSIALPPLNQFLANKMINSTKVSKMLKPFRGLPAVNHEAIVNTLLRISDMVAQLPEIQELDINPLFADEQGVMAVDARITVKSIPANHKPYQHMAIHPYPNELIQSIETPKGLNIEIRPIRPEDADLELDFVNNLSKRSRYLRFMNSMQTLTPQMLSRFTQIDYDREMAFIATTQDANDNTIEIGVTRYTTNPDGKSCEMAIVVRDDYQHKGVASALLNSLIQHAQLKGLNKMEGEVLSENSSMLSLLKQFNFKLKTMAEDRNIVQIELNLD; from the coding sequence ATGGGTCCACATTATCTTACGAACTTATTTAAACCAAACAGTATTGCCGTGTTTGGTGCTAGCGAACGACCAGAATCGGTAGGCGGTAACGCCTTTCATAATTTGTTAACCGCGGGCTTTAAGGGCGATATTTACCCTATTAATCCTAAGCATGAGCAGGTACAAAATCAAGTCTGCTATCCAAATATTGAATCTTTACCCCAAATACCGGATTTAGCAATTATTGCCACGCCAGCTAAAAGTATCCCCGCAATCATTCAGGCATGTGGTGAAAAAGGCGTTGCGAACGCTGTCATTTTATCTGCTGGATTTGAAGATAAAGCAGGGAAAATTTTACAACAAAAAATGACTGAAACTGCTCGGACTTATGGCATGCGCTTAGTCGGCCCAAACTGTTTAGGGATTATAAGGCCCGATATAGGGTTAAACGCGACCTTTAGTAAAAACCAAGCTTTAGAGGGTAACTTAGCTCTAGTATCACAGTCTGGAGCTATCTGTACTGCCGTTTTAGACTGGGCAGAGGCTAATGGTGTAGGGTTTTCTCAAGTGGTTTCAACGGGTGACGCTGCTGACATTGATTTTGGCGAAATTCTAGATTTTTTAGCACTTGACCCTAAAACAAAAAGTATCTTACTTTACATTGAAGGCATCTCGGAATCTCGCCAGTTTATGAGCGGGTTAAAAGCTGCAGCTCGTATGAAACCAGTTATTTTATTAAAGTCTGGGCGTATGCCAGAAGGCTCAAAAGCCGCGGTGTCTCACACAGGAGCCTTGGTGGGTGGTGACGATGTATTTAGTGCAGCTATTGAAAGATCAGGTGCTGTACGTGCCCAATCTATTTCGCAATTATTTGCAGCGGCAAAATCTCTGTCACAAAACATTCAAATTAAAAATAATCACTTAGCTATATTAACCAATGGTGGCGGGCCTGGCGTGATGGCCACTGACCGAGCAGCCGAACTCGGCTTAAAACTGCCCGACTTAAGCCCTGAAAGTGTAAAACAGTTAAATAGCTTGTTACCTGAACATTGGTCGCACGGTAATCCAATTGATATATTGGGTGATGCCACTGGCGAGCGTTATACCAAAGCTCTAGAAGTTTGCCAAAACGATGAACAATTTGATCTGACCCTAATTATTCTTACCCCTCAAGCGATGAGTGATCCAAGTGGTATTGCTCAATCGATTATTGATTACCAAAAACAATCCGGTAATGACAAGCCTATTTTTACCGCCTGGCTAGGCGAATCTTTAGTCAGTGATGCCCGTAAGTTATTTAGTAAGGCAAAGATTCCTACTTTTCGAACTCCAGAGGCGGCTGTTGAGGCCTTTAGTTTTATTTCAACTTACCGTCAAAACCAAGCATTATTAATGCAAACGCCTGCTCCTGCAGATCAATGTTGCCAGCCAACAGATACTGCGGGGGCTCGCATGATTATTGATGCCGTTTTAGCAGAGCATCGCACTCTATTAAGCAGTGCCGAGACCCGAGCGATTATGCACGCTTTTGGAGTACCGATTACCCCTGCAATTGAAGTTAATAGTGCCACTCAAGCGATGGTAGCCGCAGAATCGATGGGGTTTCCCGTGAGTTTAAAAATCAACTCACCTGACTTAACGCATAAATCAGATGTAGGCGGAGTTAAACTCAACCTGAACAGCGTACATGAGGTGCGAGTTGAATTTACTAAAATGATCGAAAAAATCACCAAAGAACAGCCTAACGCAACAATTTTAGGCGTAACCGTTGAACCCATGTTTAAACGCCCACATGCTCGTGAGTTATTAGTTGGCGTGATGCGTGATCCAGTATTTGGCCCAGCCATTACCTTTGGTAGCGGTGGTACAGCAGTTGAAGTGATTCAAGACCGTTCAATTGCTCTACCACCTTTAAACCAATTTTTAGCCAATAAAATGATTAACAGCACTAAAGTTTCTAAAATGCTTAAGCCATTTAGAGGGTTACCTGCGGTGAATCATGAGGCAATTGTGAATACGCTTTTACGTATTTCAGATATGGTTGCCCAGTTACCAGAAATTCAAGAGCTTGACATTAACCCGCTGTTTGCTGATGAACAAGGTGTTATGGCAGTAGATGCACGTATAACGGTTAAGTCAATTCCTGCTAACCACAAACCCTATCAACACATGGCAATTCACCCTTACCCTAATGAATTGATTCAATCAATTGAAACCCCTAAAGGTTTAAATATTGAGATTCGTCCTATTCGACCAGAAGATGCTGACCTAGAGTTGGACTTTGTTAACAACTTATCTAAACGCAGTCGTTATTTACGTTTTATGAATAGTATGCAAACGCTAACACCTCAAATGCTGTCACGTTTTACCCAAATTGACTACGACAGAGAAATGGCATTTATTGCAACGACTCAAGACGCAAATGATAATACCATTGAAATTGGTGTAACTCGTTACACCACAAATCCTGACGGTAAATCTTGTGAAATGGCGATTGTAGTGCGTGATGACTACCAGCATAAAGGCGTGGCAAGCGCATTGTTAAACAGCTTAATTCAACATGCTCAATTAAAAGGATTAAACAAAATGGAAGGCGAGGTTTTAAGTGAAAACAGCTCTATGTTATCACTGCTAAAACAGTTTAACTTCAAGCTAAAAACTATGGCCGAAGATCGTAATATTGTTCAGATCGAGTTAAATTTAGACTGA
- a CDS encoding histone deacetylase family protein, whose translation MNLYITSEKCILHDNGVYHPEMGERLKRIQDYLISSQLYDWFLHADSRAASNDEITLFHHPELIKFLEKNSPEQGVVEVAEDIHLCEDSVNAARHAVGAVLDAVDAVQLGRAQRAFCNVRPPGHHAEYNEAKGFCLFNNVAVGAAYAIQKYGLQRVAIIDFDVHHGNGTEDFVRREPRAFLASSFEYPLYPFSEPESDINNMVKMPLKKYAKSEEFKQAWSQIGLPAIDAFAPELIIISAGFDAHALDPLGNLQLHEKDFVWITQELIKLANKHCQGKMISVLEGGYDLGALRVSATDHIKTFFELNF comes from the coding sequence GTGAATCTATATATTACTAGTGAAAAATGTATCTTACATGACAATGGTGTTTATCATCCAGAAATGGGTGAACGTCTTAAGCGAATTCAAGACTATCTTATTAGTAGTCAACTTTATGACTGGTTTTTGCATGCGGATTCAAGAGCGGCTAGCAATGACGAGATTACCCTGTTTCACCATCCTGAACTAATTAAATTTCTTGAAAAAAACAGCCCAGAGCAGGGCGTTGTTGAAGTTGCGGAAGATATTCATCTTTGTGAAGATTCGGTAAATGCAGCACGCCATGCCGTGGGAGCGGTACTCGATGCAGTAGATGCGGTACAGCTTGGTAGGGCACAACGCGCATTTTGTAATGTAAGACCACCAGGTCATCATGCAGAATATAACGAGGCTAAAGGGTTTTGCTTATTCAATAATGTGGCAGTGGGTGCAGCCTACGCTATACAAAAGTATGGTTTACAGCGTGTTGCCATTATTGATTTTGATGTACACCACGGTAATGGAACAGAAGACTTTGTTAGAAGAGAGCCACGAGCTTTCTTGGCTTCGAGTTTTGAATATCCGTTATATCCGTTTAGTGAGCCAGAATCGGATATTAACAATATGGTGAAAATGCCGCTCAAAAAATATGCTAAATCGGAAGAATTTAAACAGGCCTGGTCTCAGATTGGCCTACCAGCAATAGATGCCTTTGCTCCAGAGTTGATTATTATCTCAGCGGGATTTGATGCCCATGCGTTAGATCCATTAGGCAATTTGCAACTGCATGAAAAGGATTTTGTTTGGATAACCCAAGAACTTATTAAATTAGCCAATAAACATTGCCAGGGTAAAATGATTTCTGTTTTGGAAGGGGGGTATGATTTAGGTGCTTTGAGAGTTTCGGCAACTGATCATATTAAGACATTCTTTGAATTAAACTTTTAA
- a CDS encoding cupin domain-containing protein: protein MAMTHYQQATKRTNIPSMEVDGTNAFLTDLVVSDDPDKTIVGGFFKMEKSDKPLVYSYHYHEMKIIVEGEMIISDETGQEVHARVGDVFYFPKGSIITFQSPSVGLGFFCGQRREGEG, encoded by the coding sequence ATGGCGATGACTCACTACCAGCAAGCAACTAAACGTACTAATATTCCTAGCATGGAAGTAGATGGTACCAACGCTTTTTTAACCGATTTAGTCGTATCAGACGATCCTGATAAAACGATTGTAGGTGGTTTTTTCAAAATGGAAAAATCCGATAAACCTTTGGTATATAGCTATCATTACCATGAAATGAAAATCATTGTAGAAGGTGAAATGATTATTTCTGATGAGACAGGACAAGAAGTGCACGCCAGAGTAGGAGATGTTTTTTATTTCCCTAAAGGTAGTATTATTACTTTCCAGTCACCCAGTGTCGGTCTAGGATTTTTCTGTGGCCAAAGACGAGAGGGTGAAGGCTAA
- a CDS encoding DUF3445 domain-containing protein yields the protein MRLAPKPIQTFRDDFTYTNSSDAIERFPFPFPDDDYMYSVNIEKHVLPGAEGSVYEHLFDIDEHYLSEMAERRLVLKENPKRCLAMSHMDLACWDFIDRAMTTMAADYPNYFSLEKDNNQWTWENKLLGIKDSFIFGDSNSLPLPPLEYMGGQVQGDIALLDQRDNDLFMDAGIITCPADWSIAFDAGMSFSQWHGPVPLAHEMGIFDRALKYLTAIPINQPVRRLNWTLTINARMDSSPETFPNWGADRNSVTLDNVGEKVYLRVELQVMDRMARSNALMFSIRTYLISMNDLVTNPDWARRMHRVMKTLPEELIEYKGLTRYHPTLLAWLKQFDLEN from the coding sequence ATGAGACTTGCACCCAAGCCAATACAAACATTTAGAGATGATTTTACCTATACCAACAGCTCAGATGCGATCGAGCGTTTTCCATTTCCTTTTCCGGATGATGACTACATGTATTCTGTGAATATTGAAAAACATGTTTTGCCTGGTGCAGAGGGGAGTGTTTATGAACATTTGTTTGATATTGACGAACATTATTTATCAGAAATGGCAGAACGTCGTCTTGTATTGAAAGAAAATCCAAAACGCTGTTTAGCGATGAGTCACATGGACCTCGCATGTTGGGATTTTATCGACCGTGCTATGACAACTATGGCAGCGGATTATCCAAACTATTTTTCACTTGAAAAAGATAATAATCAATGGACCTGGGAAAATAAACTTCTTGGAATCAAAGATAGTTTTATATTCGGTGACAGCAACAGCTTACCGCTACCCCCATTGGAATACATGGGTGGTCAAGTTCAAGGCGATATTGCTTTATTGGATCAACGTGATAATGATCTTTTTATGGATGCCGGCATCATCACCTGTCCTGCAGATTGGTCTATTGCATTCGATGCTGGCATGAGTTTCTCACAATGGCATGGTCCAGTGCCATTGGCGCATGAAATGGGCATTTTTGACCGTGCTTTGAAATACCTCACAGCCATTCCTATAAATCAACCTGTACGTCGTTTGAACTGGACACTAACAATCAATGCTCGAATGGATTCTTCACCTGAAACATTCCCAAATTGGGGAGCAGATCGTAACAGTGTGACTCTAGATAATGTTGGCGAAAAAGTTTACTTACGTGTTGAGTTACAAGTTATGGATCGAATGGCAAGAAGCAATGCTCTCATGTTTAGTATTCGCACCTACCTCATTAGTATGAATGATTTGGTGACCAATCCAGACTGGGCACGACGTATGCATCGTGTCATGAAAACTCTACCAGAAGAATTAATTGAATATAAAGGATTAACCCGATACCACCCAACCTTACTGGCTTGGCTTAAGCAGTTTGATTTAGAAAACTAA
- a CDS encoding PDR/VanB family oxidoreductase: protein MTNISIKATVSNIKKVAPTINEYTLTPVNSDFFPFSPGSHIVVEMPAGNKKIRNPYSLLSDPRDSSQYRIAVRLQPQSRGGSTFMHENVHVGDELIITPPANLFLPDWRAKKHLFLAGGVGITPFMSYIPEMLRNGADFELHYMFRSSQTGAYAEFLEETLGDRFYPYDSAISNKANVAEIMADCLQGTHIYICGPQSLIDSVLNEAKKTSWPKSHIHYEAFSAPKPGKPFIVELKKAGKTIYVSEDQTLLEALEANDIEIPNMCRGGVCGQCISSVSEGEIEHRDHFLSEKEHAENHCIMPCVSRAKSNRLGLDI from the coding sequence ATGACAAACATTTCTATTAAAGCCACTGTAAGTAATATTAAAAAAGTTGCTCCAACCATTAATGAATATACTTTAACTCCTGTTAATTCTGACTTTTTTCCGTTTTCTCCGGGATCACATATTGTCGTCGAAATGCCCGCAGGTAATAAAAAAATTCGAAACCCTTACTCGTTATTGAGTGACCCCCGTGACTCAAGTCAATATCGTATTGCTGTACGCTTACAACCACAATCTCGAGGTGGTTCTACTTTCATGCACGAGAATGTACATGTAGGTGACGAACTAATCATTACCCCACCAGCCAACCTTTTTTTACCCGATTGGAGAGCTAAAAAACATCTTTTTCTGGCAGGTGGTGTCGGTATAACCCCATTTATGTCTTATATTCCTGAAATGCTAAGGAATGGGGCTGATTTTGAATTGCATTATATGTTTCGTAGTAGCCAAACAGGAGCTTATGCTGAGTTTCTTGAAGAAACATTAGGAGATCGCTTCTATCCTTACGATTCAGCTATATCCAATAAAGCAAATGTGGCTGAAATTATGGCTGATTGCTTACAAGGCACTCATATTTATATATGTGGGCCACAATCATTAATTGATTCTGTACTTAATGAGGCCAAGAAAACCAGTTGGCCAAAATCACATATTCACTATGAAGCTTTTTCCGCACCAAAACCAGGAAAACCATTTATTGTTGAACTGAAAAAAGCAGGTAAAACCATCTATGTTTCAGAAGATCAAACGTTATTAGAAGCACTAGAAGCAAATGATATCGAAATTCCAAACATGTGCAGAGGTGGCGTTTGCGGTCAATGTATCAGCTCGGTATCCGAAGGTGAAATTGAACATCGAGATCACTTTCTCTCCGAAAAAGAACACGCAGAAAACCACTGCATAATGCCCTGCGTTTCTCGAGCAAAATCAAACCGATTAGGCCTAGACATTTAA
- a CDS encoding dimethylamine monooxygenase subunit DmmA family protein, translated as MQAVPTIKSRPKYPPISINDSVQKHLFIAETGAFSELSKVIKLCKNGTKSYWVVGDTISENLHKTISTVPTNQITETFSNVFAKLPFSSNIYVAAKTEAFLWDIHNLAIKAGLADEQIKKLKPLTNQRRLFCTHCYTITNGVTYSPFKCPGCHRQLLVRDHFSTLHSAYVGVQINAEDPDDIPKIEELS; from the coding sequence ATGCAAGCTGTACCAACCATTAAAAGTAGGCCGAAGTACCCACCAATTAGTATTAATGATTCTGTTCAAAAACACCTGTTCATTGCCGAAACAGGTGCTTTTTCAGAATTAAGTAAGGTTATAAAGCTATGTAAAAACGGTACAAAAAGTTATTGGGTAGTTGGTGATACCATCTCAGAAAACTTACATAAAACCATATCTACTGTACCAACCAATCAAATTACCGAAACATTTAGTAATGTATTTGCAAAACTCCCTTTCTCTAGCAACATTTATGTTGCAGCGAAAACCGAAGCTTTTTTGTGGGATATTCATAATTTAGCAATCAAAGCAGGTTTAGCAGATGAACAAATAAAAAAGTTAAAACCTCTGACGAATCAACGCCGTTTATTCTGCACACATTGTTACACCATTACAAATGGCGTTACTTACTCTCCATTTAAGTGTCCTGGTTGCCATCGACAGCTATTAGTTCGAGATCATTTTTCAACATTACATTCAGCTTATGTAGGTGTACAAATCAACGCGGAAGATCCCGATGACATTCCAAAAATAGAGGAGTTAAGCTAA
- a CDS encoding NAD(P)/FAD-dependent oxidoreductase → MIKRVAIIGAGPSGLAQLRAFQSAQTKGTEIPDLVCFEKQSDWGGLWNYTWRTGLDENGEPVHSSMYRYLWSNGPKECLEFADYTFDEHFGMPIASYPPREVLWDYIKGRVEKAGVRDYIRFNTAVQNVSYSEATKKFTVTVQDYSADKIYSEEFDYVITASGHFSTPKVPEFEGFTTFGGRILHAHDFRDALEFKDKSILLVGASYSAEDIGSQCYKYGAKSITTSYRSAPMGYKWPDNWDEKPLLKHVDTDTAYFSDGSSKKIDAIILCTGYLHHFPFLPESLRLVTNNRLWPLNLYKGVVWEDNPKLFYLGMQDQWYTFNMFDAQAWYVRDIILGRISLPETKEEMTHHSMAWRESELKLETAEEMYTFQGDYIQELIDATDYPSFDISEVNKTFLEWKHHKKKNIMTFRDHSYRSIMTGTMSPKHHTPWIDALDDSLEAYLANPDKEQLVSNQ, encoded by the coding sequence ATGATAAAACGCGTTGCTATTATCGGAGCTGGTCCAAGCGGTCTAGCTCAACTCAGAGCTTTTCAGTCTGCCCAAACAAAAGGTACTGAAATTCCTGACTTAGTGTGTTTTGAAAAACAAAGTGACTGGGGAGGACTCTGGAACTATACATGGCGTACTGGCTTGGATGAAAACGGTGAACCCGTTCACTCTAGTATGTATCGTTATTTATGGTCAAATGGTCCAAAAGAATGTTTAGAGTTCGCTGATTATACTTTTGATGAACACTTTGGTATGCCAATAGCGTCTTATCCTCCTAGAGAAGTACTCTGGGACTATATTAAAGGACGTGTTGAAAAAGCTGGAGTACGAGACTATATTCGTTTTAATACCGCTGTACAAAATGTCTCCTATAGTGAAGCCACAAAAAAATTTACGGTGACAGTACAAGACTATTCAGCAGATAAAATCTATTCAGAAGAATTTGATTATGTTATCACTGCATCCGGCCATTTCTCTACACCTAAAGTTCCTGAATTTGAAGGATTCACTACATTTGGTGGACGAATTTTACATGCTCATGACTTCAGAGACGCTTTAGAGTTTAAGGATAAAAGCATCTTATTAGTCGGAGCTAGCTATTCGGCTGAAGATATTGGTTCACAATGTTATAAATACGGTGCAAAAAGCATAACCACCAGTTATCGATCAGCCCCAATGGGCTATAAATGGCCTGATAACTGGGATGAAAAACCTTTATTGAAACATGTTGATACTGATACGGCTTATTTTTCTGATGGTTCTTCTAAAAAAATTGACGCTATCATTTTATGTACTGGTTACTTACATCACTTCCCTTTTTTACCAGAGTCTTTACGCCTAGTAACCAATAATCGTCTCTGGCCACTTAATTTATATAAAGGTGTTGTCTGGGAAGACAATCCAAAACTTTTCTATCTTGGTATGCAAGACCAGTGGTACACATTCAATATGTTCGATGCCCAGGCCTGGTATGTGCGCGATATTATCCTTGGCAGAATTTCATTGCCAGAAACAAAAGAAGAAATGACTCATCACTCTATGGCTTGGCGAGAATCTGAATTGAAGCTCGAAACGGCCGAAGAAATGTATACCTTTCAAGGTGACTACATTCAAGAATTGATTGATGCAACGGACTACCCTAGTTTCGATATATCTGAAGTCAATAAAACATTCTTGGAATGGAAACATCATAAAAAGAAAAATATTATGACGTTTCGTGACCACTCTTATCGTTCCATTATGACGGGCACTATGTCTCCAAAACACCACACTCCTTGGATTGATGCACTGGATGATTCCCTTGAGGCCTACTTAGCAAATCCAGATAAAGAACAGTTAGTTTCAAACCAATAA
- a CDS encoding PAS domain-containing protein gives MSWLKQLYDSIKPYTPFNLNTIVDSLSDAVIVIEKHNKLKYTNQHWTNLTGHSSHSSYKQSFTQFIHPEDRVNWQIAFQKFHQTPESQLHWLRIIDVEDEVHWCEIRVQPVFEGKPYPLSATICDITPQIRSDQIKEARHRSLKSLVNRVPAMIYRSRNNIHWTMEYVSDGCLELTGYEPEKMINNAELSYGSLIHSDDKEAVWCNVQKAIQDNQCFEISYRLLHANGKTNQVYEKGCAIYSDTGSILGLEGVIFTINS, from the coding sequence ATGAGTTGGCTAAAACAACTGTATGATTCAATCAAACCTTATACCCCATTCAACCTAAACACCATTGTAGACAGTCTGAGCGATGCTGTTATCGTCATTGAAAAACACAATAAACTAAAATACACCAATCAACATTGGACAAATTTAACTGGCCATTCATCTCACTCAAGTTACAAACAATCTTTTACTCAATTTATTCACCCAGAAGATCGTGTTAATTGGCAAATTGCATTTCAAAAATTTCACCAAACGCCAGAAAGTCAATTACATTGGTTACGCATCATTGATGTTGAAGATGAAGTACATTGGTGCGAAATCAGAGTACAACCAGTCTTTGAAGGTAAACCTTATCCTCTTTCTGCGACTATTTGTGACATCACTCCTCAAATACGCTCTGATCAAATTAAAGAAGCACGCCATCGTAGTTTAAAAAGTCTTGTAAACAGAGTACCCGCAATGATTTATCGTTCACGTAATAATATTCACTGGACTATGGAATATGTTAGCGATGGCTGCTTAGAACTAACTGGTTACGAGCCAGAAAAGATGATTAACAACGCTGAACTCTCTTATGGCTCTCTTATTCATTCTGACGACAAAGAAGCCGTATGGTGTAATGTACAAAAAGCGATTCAAGATAATCAATGTTTTGAAATATCCTACCGACTTCTTCATGCCAATGGTAAAACCAACCAAGTTTATGAAAAAGGCTGTGCTATCTATTCTGATACAGGCTCAATTTTAGGGTTGGAAGGCGTCATTTTCACTATAAATAGTTGA
- a CDS encoding response regulator gives MHNKTTTKAIVVDDHPLFRRGVVELLNESNQFEVIKSFGSAIELIDSMPFTPPDILLLDLQMPEMSGIEALKRLRSKLQDTKIVILTVSADTQSLMDAISIGADGYLLKDTDPEQILKQLSSVMEGKIAITESGVNILAQGIRSQGHTNRTSDSSEFHGGILKDMTEREKQTLELISKGLSNKLIGRQLGISDATVKVYVKNLLRKLGLHSRLELAAWNHKHKTFHSDVDL, from the coding sequence ATGCATAACAAAACGACAACAAAAGCTATCGTCGTAGATGATCACCCTCTTTTTAGACGTGGCGTGGTTGAACTGTTGAATGAAAGTAACCAATTCGAAGTCATTAAATCTTTTGGCTCGGCAATTGAGCTTATAGACTCTATGCCATTTACTCCTCCAGACATATTATTACTAGATCTTCAAATGCCCGAGATGAGTGGTATAGAAGCCTTAAAAAGACTAAGAAGCAAACTCCAAGATACTAAAATAGTCATTTTAACAGTATCGGCAGATACCCAAAGTTTGATGGATGCAATCAGTATTGGTGCCGACGGATATTTATTAAAAGATACCGATCCAGAGCAAATACTTAAGCAATTATCTTCGGTAATGGAAGGAAAAATAGCGATTACTGAATCGGGAGTAAACATACTGGCGCAAGGTATACGTTCCCAAGGACATACCAATCGTACCTCAGACTCTTCAGAGTTTCATGGAGGAATACTTAAAGATATGACTGAGCGAGAAAAACAAACTCTTGAACTAATTTCAAAAGGTTTAAGCAATAAACTCATTGGTCGACAACTCGGCATCAGCGATGCTACAGTGAAAGTCTACGTTAAGAATTTGTTGCGTAAGCTTGGGTTACATTCTAGACTTGAGCTAGCTGCATGGAACCACAAACACAAAACCTTTCATTCGGACGTTGATTTATAA